Proteins co-encoded in one Capnocytophaga ochracea DSM 7271 genomic window:
- a CDS encoding citrate synthase, producing the protein MENTAKLIFEGKEYEFPIVVGTENEKAINIEKLRALTGLVTLDSGYKNTGSCKSAITFLDGERGILRYRGYNIEDLAAKAEFLEVAYLLIFGELPTAEEYDDFKKTIHKYTLVHEDMRHIMDGFPRSAHPMGVLASATSALTAFNPVPVNVHCPKNVYQAVCKAIAKVTIIASWVYRKREGLPLNYYDNSKGYIENILRLFFEIPTEEYKINPTVVSALNKLLILHGDHEQNCSTSTVRLVGSSEAGLFASISSGVSALWGRLHGGANQAVIEMLEEIHKDGGDVDKFINKAKDKNDPFRLMGFGHRVYKNFDPRAKIIKVAADDVLNALGIEDPIFSIAKHLEKVALEDDYFKSRNLYPNVDFYSGIIYKALGMHLEMFTVLFAIGRLPGWIAQWKEMRQGGEPIGRPRQIYVGATERAFVELNKR; encoded by the coding sequence ATGGAAAACACAGCAAAACTGATTTTTGAAGGGAAAGAATACGAATTTCCTATCGTAGTAGGCACCGAAAACGAAAAAGCGATTAATATCGAAAAATTGCGTGCCTTAACGGGTTTGGTAACCTTGGATTCGGGTTACAAAAACACGGGTTCTTGCAAGAGTGCCATTACCTTCCTCGACGGCGAACGGGGCATCTTGCGCTATCGTGGCTATAACATCGAAGATTTAGCTGCTAAAGCCGAGTTCCTCGAAGTAGCCTATCTTCTTATTTTCGGAGAACTCCCCACTGCCGAAGAGTATGACGATTTCAAAAAAACAATTCACAAGTATACCCTTGTTCACGAGGATATGCGCCATATTATGGACGGTTTCCCGCGCTCGGCTCACCCTATGGGGGTATTAGCATCAGCTACCAGTGCGCTCACCGCTTTCAATCCGGTACCAGTAAATGTACATTGTCCTAAAAACGTGTATCAAGCGGTCTGTAAAGCCATTGCTAAAGTAACCATCATCGCTTCTTGGGTATACCGCAAACGCGAGGGCTTACCGCTGAATTATTACGACAATAGCAAGGGCTATATCGAGAACATTTTGCGACTCTTCTTCGAAATCCCTACTGAGGAATATAAAATCAACCCTACGGTAGTGAGTGCTCTCAACAAACTGCTCATCCTTCACGGCGACCACGAACAGAACTGCTCTACTTCTACGGTGCGTTTGGTGGGGTCTTCCGAGGCGGGTCTGTTTGCGAGTATTTCCTCTGGAGTTTCAGCCCTTTGGGGTCGTCTCCACGGCGGGGCAAACCAAGCGGTGATTGAAATGCTTGAAGAAATTCATAAAGACGGAGGCGATGTCGATAAGTTCATTAATAAAGCAAAAGACAAAAATGACCCTTTCCGTTTGATGGGCTTTGGGCACCGTGTGTACAAAAACTTCGATCCACGGGCTAAAATCATCAAAGTGGCTGCCGATGATGTGCTCAATGCTTTGGGTATAGAAGATCCAATTTTTAGCATTGCCAAACATCTTGAAAAAGTAGCTTTGGAAGACGACTACTTCAAATCGCGTAATCTCTACCCTAATGTAGATTTCTATTCGGGTATCATCTACAAAGCCTTAGGTATGCACTTAGAGATGTTCACTGTGCTCTTTGCTATCGGTCGTCTCCCTGGTTGGATTGCCCAATGGAAGGAAATGCGCCAAGGAGGAGAACCTATCGGTCGTCCACGACAAATATACGTAGGTGCCACCGAAAGAGCTTTTGTTGAATTGAATAAACGATAA
- a CDS encoding glycosyltransferase family 117 protein, with protein sequence MTDNQFKKYNLIVGWAVFAVALITYGLTVEPTVSFWDCGEYIATSAKLEVGHPPGAPLFQMMGAFIAAFAPNSDKIALFVNYMSVLSSAFTVLFLYFIIVNLTKKIALKRTDSVEEKTPATLTQGQFIAVLGSGVVGALAYTFSDSFWFNAVEAEVYAMAMLFMSAMFWVGIKWTDSLHEPRGDRWLLLISLVVGLSFGVHFMALLTIPAIGMLYFFKSNYKKTVVNFIIANVVSIAILLLIFKLILPYTLAYFGYLEVFFVNSFGMPFNSGTIIAGLSVIAFFYFTLNYAYKQNKVRLQTGFLCLLFVFIGFSSWLMIPIRANADTVINENSPTDARLLLAYYNLEQYPETHLFYGPMYSDKYAGLDEENPYEDAKPKYERDYALGKYIIVNQYKNAQMASNSKQEGVLPRMWSAQHAANYMKLTGLLTFRIKEEAYNEPKLYQFLQEVQRQMQIQPLPPERYDQFLTEYRDYIEVEKPSFWKNMHYLFEYQFGYMYFRYFAWNFIGRQDDVQGKMENDHGNWLSGIKPIDSLRLGSQDNLPADVLNNKARNTYYFLPLLLGLLGLFFMATKSERQTWVVMMLFLFTGLAMKIYLNERPFEPRERDYPLVGSFYAFAIWIGVGVYALFHALRRVLSSRIGAPLAVVASLLAVPVLMASENWDDHNRSQKYSAEFIADAYLSSVVKDKDAMIFTIGDNDTFLLWYAQEIEGYRTDVRIINTSLLQTDWYIDQMKRQAYQSSPIPGEMVHKQYAHGVREGVYFQKRTENRWNIKDFVKWVTSDDPNTQLSSSSSESRTFNYYPTNKIRIPVNKENVLKSGIVKPEDADKIVDYIDITLPSAIDKARIVMLDILAYNDWKRPIYFSGGSMDSAEYIWMKEYLQLDGLVYKLVPIKTEIDKNHPFDMGRIDSNLMYDIIKKWDWGNMGKAGIYLDPETRKNSIIFRGNLARLTEKLIEEGKLNKAKDILDIGMKHMPLEAYGYYFTLDPFVQGYFRVGEKETARKLALQIFGKYQEELNYYAHLSPDERYANTARIQYTIDRYGELLLLIAPLDKDFYERQVEVLRAKASPFMKSQELDEYMKMLMDEEADTLVQAGAEKDSGKSE encoded by the coding sequence ATGACAGATAATCAATTTAAGAAATATAACCTCATTGTGGGGTGGGCTGTTTTTGCCGTAGCTCTTATCACTTATGGGCTTACGGTAGAACCTACGGTTAGCTTTTGGGATTGTGGCGAGTATATTGCTACCTCAGCGAAATTGGAAGTGGGTCACCCTCCCGGAGCGCCTTTATTCCAAATGATGGGCGCTTTTATAGCTGCTTTTGCTCCGAACTCGGATAAGATTGCGCTGTTTGTGAATTATATGTCGGTTTTATCGAGTGCTTTTACGGTTCTTTTCTTGTACTTCATCATTGTAAATTTGACCAAGAAAATCGCTTTAAAGAGAACCGATTCTGTTGAAGAAAAAACGCCTGCTACGCTTACCCAAGGGCAGTTTATCGCTGTTTTGGGGAGTGGGGTTGTAGGGGCTCTTGCCTATACTTTCTCGGATAGTTTTTGGTTTAACGCGGTGGAAGCAGAAGTGTATGCAATGGCAATGCTATTTATGTCGGCTATGTTTTGGGTAGGCATCAAGTGGACGGACAGTTTGCACGAACCACGTGGCGACCGCTGGTTGTTACTGATTTCGTTAGTAGTGGGGCTGTCGTTTGGGGTGCACTTTATGGCGTTACTGACCATTCCTGCCATTGGTATGCTTTATTTCTTCAAGAGTAACTACAAGAAAACGGTAGTGAACTTCATCATTGCTAATGTAGTTTCTATCGCTATTTTGCTGTTGATATTTAAACTAATATTACCTTACACGTTGGCGTACTTTGGTTATTTGGAAGTATTTTTTGTGAATAGCTTCGGTATGCCGTTCAACTCAGGGACTATTATCGCGGGACTCTCGGTTATTGCGTTCTTCTATTTTACGCTGAACTACGCTTATAAGCAAAACAAAGTGCGCTTGCAAACGGGCTTTTTATGCTTGTTGTTTGTGTTTATAGGGTTTTCGTCTTGGCTAATGATACCTATTCGCGCGAATGCTGATACGGTTATCAATGAGAACAGTCCGACTGATGCGCGTTTGCTATTAGCTTATTACAACCTTGAACAATACCCCGAAACGCATTTGTTCTACGGTCCTATGTATTCGGATAAATACGCTGGATTAGACGAAGAGAACCCGTATGAAGATGCGAAGCCAAAATACGAGCGCGATTATGCCTTAGGCAAATACATCATCGTGAATCAGTACAAAAACGCTCAGATGGCGTCGAATAGCAAACAAGAGGGTGTTTTGCCAAGAATGTGGAGTGCGCAACACGCGGCGAATTATATGAAGCTCACAGGACTACTTACGTTTAGAATAAAAGAAGAAGCTTATAACGAGCCGAAGCTCTATCAGTTCTTACAAGAAGTGCAAAGGCAAATGCAAATACAACCGCTTCCGCCTGAGCGTTACGACCAATTCCTTACCGAATATCGGGACTATATAGAAGTAGAGAAGCCAAGTTTTTGGAAGAATATGCACTACTTGTTCGAGTATCAGTTTGGGTATATGTACTTCCGCTATTTTGCTTGGAACTTCATAGGCAGGCAAGACGATGTGCAAGGCAAGATGGAGAATGACCACGGCAACTGGCTATCGGGCATTAAGCCTATTGATAGTTTGCGCCTTGGGTCGCAAGACAACCTTCCTGCCGATGTGCTGAACAATAAAGCTCGTAATACTTACTATTTCCTGCCTCTGCTCTTAGGACTCTTAGGGTTATTTTTTATGGCGACGAAGAGCGAACGCCAAACGTGGGTAGTGATGATGCTTTTCCTCTTTACGGGTTTGGCAATGAAAATATACCTCAACGAACGACCGTTTGAACCGCGAGAGCGAGATTATCCGTTAGTAGGTTCGTTCTACGCTTTTGCTATATGGATAGGAGTGGGTGTATATGCGTTATTCCACGCACTTAGGAGGGTGCTTTCGTCACGAATAGGAGCGCCTTTGGCAGTGGTAGCGAGTTTGCTTGCTGTACCTGTGCTGATGGCAAGTGAGAATTGGGACGACCACAACCGCTCGCAAAAGTATTCGGCAGAGTTTATTGCGGACGCTTATTTGAGCTCGGTAGTTAAAGATAAAGACGCTATGATATTCACCATTGGCGATAACGATACGTTCTTACTGTGGTATGCCCAAGAAATAGAAGGCTATCGCACCGATGTGCGGATAATTAATACGAGCTTGTTGCAAACGGATTGGTATATAGACCAAATGAAGCGCCAAGCGTACCAAAGTAGTCCTATCCCAGGTGAAATGGTGCACAAACAATATGCTCACGGGGTACGTGAAGGAGTGTATTTCCAAAAACGCACCGAGAACCGCTGGAACATTAAAGACTTTGTGAAATGGGTAACCAGCGATGACCCTAATACACAGCTCAGTAGCAGTAGTAGTGAAAGTAGAACCTTTAACTACTACCCTACGAACAAAATACGGATTCCTGTAAATAAAGAAAACGTACTAAAGAGCGGTATTGTAAAACCCGAAGATGCTGATAAAATAGTAGACTATATAGATATCACGCTCCCTAGTGCTATCGATAAAGCACGTATTGTGATGCTGGATATTTTGGCTTATAACGATTGGAAACGCCCGATATACTTCTCAGGAGGTAGTATGGACTCTGCTGAGTATATCTGGATGAAGGAGTACTTGCAATTAGATGGACTGGTGTACAAACTTGTGCCTATTAAAACAGAAATCGATAAGAACCACCCCTTTGATATGGGTCGTATAGACAGTAATTTGATGTACGACATCATAAAGAAATGGGATTGGGGTAATATGGGTAAAGCAGGTATTTACTTAGACCCCGAAACGCGTAAGAACAGTATTATCTTCCGCGGTAATTTGGCACGTCTTACCGAAAAACTGATAGAAGAAGGTAAATTAAATAAAGCCAAAGATATCTTGGATATCGGAATGAAGCATATGCCTTTGGAGGCTTATGGCTATTACTTCACTCTTGACCCTTTTGTACAAGGTTATTTTAGGGTAGGTGAGAAAGAAACCGCTCGTAAATTGGCTTTGCAGATATTTGGGAAATATCAAGAAGAACTGAATTATTACGCACACTTATCGCCAGATGAGCGATACGCTAATACTGCCAGAATACAGTATACCATAGACCGCTATGGAGAATTATTATTGCTCATAGCGCCTTTGGATAAGGATTTTTACGAAAGACAAGTAGAAGTGCTCAGAGCGAAGGCGAGTCCGTTTATGAAATCGCAAGAGCTTGATGAGTATATGAAGATGCTAATGGATGAGGAGGCGGATACGCTTGTTCAGGCAGGAGCGGAGAAAGATAGTGGAAAGAGCGAATAA
- a CDS encoding DUF5672 family protein codes for MVNIVIPIYKEEPSGNDIISIKRVFRVLKEYPITFVHPKSLDIRAYEEFGKVTFRDFDDAYFKSIDGYNQLMLSIDFYEAFTEKYILIYQTDAYIFRDDLLFWCKKDYDYIGAPWIRRREKAPIIKKIWDSSICFIKQAINYKGNRKTQKNKILLYNEVGNGGFSLRKREKFIEVLKQLTEQTAVYLKPSNRSTFYAEDVFFSIEPKRNGIDFKKPNYKEACLFSIENKVRKALAFNNQILPMGCHRWEKENREIWAQFIKDETEGF; via the coding sequence ATGGTAAATATAGTTATCCCTATATATAAAGAAGAGCCGTCTGGCAATGATATAATCTCTATCAAACGTGTTTTTAGAGTATTAAAGGAATATCCTATTACCTTCGTTCACCCTAAAAGTTTAGATATAAGAGCTTATGAAGAGTTTGGTAAGGTTACTTTTAGAGATTTCGATGATGCCTATTTTAAAAGTATTGATGGTTATAATCAACTGATGCTTAGTATAGATTTTTACGAGGCTTTTACTGAAAAATATATACTTATCTATCAGACTGATGCGTATATCTTTAGAGATGACTTATTATTTTGGTGTAAAAAAGATTATGATTATATAGGAGCTCCTTGGATTCGTCGCAGAGAGAAAGCCCCTATTATTAAGAAAATTTGGGATAGCTCAATCTGTTTTATAAAGCAAGCTATAAACTATAAAGGCAATCGGAAAACTCAAAAAAACAAAATTTTGCTTTATAATGAGGTAGGCAACGGAGGTTTCTCTCTGCGAAAAAGAGAAAAATTCATAGAAGTATTAAAACAGCTTACCGAACAAACTGCTGTGTATCTAAAACCTTCTAACAGAAGTACCTTTTATGCTGAAGATGTTTTTTTTAGTATAGAACCTAAGCGAAATGGGATTGATTTTAAAAAACCAAACTATAAAGAAGCTTGTCTTTTTTCTATTGAAAATAAAGTAAGAAAAGCACTTGCTTTTAACAACCAAATTCTGCCTATGGGGTGCCATCGGTGGGAAAAAGAAAACAGAGAGATTTGGGCACAATTTATAAAAGATGAAACAGAAGGATTTTGA